Proteins encoded by one window of Acidimicrobiales bacterium:
- a CDS encoding ThuA domain-containing protein, with product MVIVNQVSPYRDGPAGVHGVLGQAAAALADLGALAGLEPAVVGEVADLAPADLAGAAVLALFTIGETPWSPAQRRAVEEALGRGRLAVLGVHSATDASRDWEEYGAILGGRFDGHPWTASFALDVVDVTHPATANLPSPLPWHDEVYLFSDLRPDMRVLLRLDPGQLDMSVPGARVPTHGIPLEWCHNHGAGRVFYTALGHFPGAWENPVYLRHLAGALEWLL from the coding sequence ATGGTGATCGTCAACCAGGTGTCCCCGTACCGGGACGGGCCGGCCGGGGTGCACGGGGTCCTCGGCCAGGCCGCCGCCGCCCTGGCCGACCTGGGGGCGCTGGCCGGCCTCGAGCCGGCCGTGGTGGGCGAGGTGGCCGACCTGGCCCCCGCCGACCTGGCCGGGGCGGCGGTGCTGGCTCTCTTCACCATCGGGGAGACCCCGTGGAGCCCGGCCCAGCGCCGGGCGGTGGAGGAGGCCCTGGGCCGCGGCCGGCTGGCCGTCCTCGGCGTCCATTCCGCCACCGACGCCAGCCGGGACTGGGAGGAGTACGGCGCCATCCTCGGCGGCCGCTTCGACGGTCACCCCTGGACCGCCTCGTTCGCGCTCGACGTGGTGGACGTCACCCATCCCGCCACGGCCAATCTGCCGAGCCCCCTGCCGTGGCACGACGAGGTGTACCTGTTCAGCGACCTCCGCCCCGACATGCGGGTCCTGCTCCGGCTCGACCCCGGCCAGCTCGACATGTCGGTCCCCGGGGCCCGGGTCCCGACCCACGGGATCCCGTTGGAGTGGTGCCACAACCACGGCGCGGGCCGGGTCTTCTACACCGCCCTCGGGCACTTCCCGGGGGCGTGGGAGAACCCGGTGTACCTGCGCCACCTGGCCGGGGCCCTGGAGTGGCTGCTGTGA